The genome window CATTTCCGGCCGCTGGTTTTTCGGATCCCAGGAGTGCTGGGCGTTGCGGAACGAAAAAATACGCTCCTTGGCCCGGGACTTCTCCTCGTCGCGCCGCGCACCGCCGAAGGCTGCATCGAAACCGTATTTGTCCAGTGCCTGCCGCAGGGCCACCGTCTTCATGATATGGGTATGCGTGTTGGAACCATGCTCGAACGGGCTGATGCCCTGCTCGATGCCTTCCTGATTGCTGTGGACGAGAAGATCGAAGCCGAGACGCTGAGCTTCTGAATCACGAAACGTGATCATCTCCTTGAATTTCCACTTACTATCGACGTGCAGAAACGGAAATGGCGGCTTGGCCGGATAAAATGCCTTCATCGCCAGATGCAGCATGACGGACGAATCCTTGCCGATGGAATAGAGCATCACCGGATTGGAGAATGTCGCCGCAACCTCACGGAAAATATGAATTGCTTCGGCTTCAAGACGCTGCAGATGCGTCAGGTTCTTGGTCATGAAAATCACTATCCACTGTGTGCGCAGGCATTGCCTGCGCACAAACATCGATCCAAATTTTCGGCATCATACGACGTGCCGGCACTTGCGGCCAACATAGTGGAAGGGTGAGCATTAAGAAAAGGATGGTTTCACAAGGCGAACGAAATCCGCGCCAATTTATTGCCGCGAAAGACAAAATATCAGAACGCTATTCCACTGAACGACGAAGCCGGCGTCGGGCTTTTTTAAAACCCGCCGTCCGTGGAAAATTCATCCAGCTTTTATCACTACTCGATTAGTAGAGATTAGCAGGATCGACCGTCTTGTCAATGGACGCTGTCTGGCAAGAGCAAGAACGCTTCCTCCGTGATGCTTGCGCCTCTGCTGGCCACGACACTTCGACAGGTATAGACTCACGCTCTTATTCTGAAGGGGTGCGACATGGAGGTTCCCCCGCTTGATCGGAAGCTGCTGGCGATCCTGGCAGCAGACATTGTCAGCTATTCGAGGGCGATGGAGGCCGACGAGGCCGGCACCATCGCACGACTAAGAAACATCCGCGCCGATTTGATCGATCCCGCCATCGCCCGGCACCATGGCCGCATCGTCAAGCTGATGGGCGACGGGATGCTTGTCGTCTTCGACAGCGTCGTTGACGCGGTTGCCTGCGCCGCCGAAATCCAGAAAGCCTTGGCACGCCGCAATGCGGAATTGCCCGAGCCGGAGCGCTTGGTGCTGCGCATCGGGGTCAACCTCGGCGATGTGGTGCTACTGGAAGGCGATGTGTATGGCGACGGCGTCAACGTGGCCGCGCGGCTTGAGCAGTTGTCTGAGCCGGGAGGGGTAATGATATCGGGCACAGCCTTCGACCATCTCCAGGGCAAACTCGATTGCGCACTTGATTTCGTCGGCGAGCAGCATGTGAAAAATATCGCACGGCCAGTGCGCGTCTATCGCGCAAGGCTCGATGGCAAGAAACCGCCCCGCCTCCGCGCCAAAATGGTCCCCCGCCGAGCGATGATGGGTGCATTGGCCGCGCTCATTGTCCTGCTGCTCGCAGCGGGCGCTTGGCAATTCTGGCCGGCTGCGATCGTCAGCGTCAAGCCATCGATCGCGGTCCTGCCTTTCGACGACTACGGCGGCGATGCTGCGACCGCACGACTCGCCGACGGACTGACCGAAGACGTCATCACCGACCTCTCCCGTATGCGCGAGTTCGACGTAATCGCCCGCAATTCGACTGAACTCTACAAGGGCAAATCGGCAGACGTGCGGCAGATCGGACGCGATCTGAACGTTCGGTATGTGTTGGAAGGCTCGATCCAGCGTCAGGACGACCGCATCCGGGCCACGGCACAGCTCATCGATACGACGACTGGCGCGCACGTTTGGACGGAGAGTTGGGATAGACCTGCGCAGGATTTTTTCGCGGTTCAAACCGAAATCGCCGATCATATTACCAGCCAGCTCGAAATGACCACGGGTCCGATCAAGAATGCCGAAATCGGCGCCGCAAGGCGAAAAAAGCCACAGAGTTTGACAGCCTACGAACTCACGCTCCTGGGAGTCGAGAAACAGATTAGTCCGACGCGTGAGAGCATCGCAGAGTCGACGGAAATACTGAAGAAGGCGGTCACTATCGATCCAGGTTACGCCCGGGCTTGGTCCAGTCTCGCCGAGGCGTATAGCATGGCCACAAATTTTGGTGCCGACTGGGAAGACTCGAACCGGGCAGCCATGGAAGCCGCCGAGCGCGCCGTGGCGCTGGATCCGAACGATGATGCCACGCATGCGGCGCTGGGTGAGATACTAGCCCGCAACGGGGAGTTCGCCCGGGCCAAGACCGAGTTCGACATCGCGCTGCGGCTAAACCCCGGTTCTTTTGCGGTTCTCACCTACTATCTTAGCTGGGCGAGCGCCTTCGGTGAGCCGGAGCTCGGGGCTGAACTGGCTGATCGCGCAGTTCGGCTCAACCCCAACTACAAGCCTTGGGCCAGCGCCGGCCTGCGCTATGCTTATTTCATGGTCGGCCGCTACGAAGACGCGCTGAAGGTGATGGAGCGCCAGACCTCCGACAATTACAGCAAATACGCTTGGGTCGAACGCGCCGGCAGCCTTGCGGTTCTCGGCCGGAAGGCGGAGGCGGAGGCAACCGTCAAGGAAGCCCTCCAGCGTTACCCGGACCTTACCATCGAAGCGATTTCCAATGACCAGGCCTTCAGTGCTGCCGAGCACCAGCGACATATCGAGACCATGCGGCTCGCTGGTTTCCCGCCCTGCGCCACGCCGGAAGCGCTGGCGAAACTCACCAAGCCTGTGCGGCTGGAAGAATGCAGTGCGGACCAGGAAAAGTCGCCGAAGACGCCATAGAACAAGCTGAGCGCTGTTCTATTGCTGAAGGCGCGCAACGAATCCGTCAAACTCCTCGGCCGTTGCATAGGACTTCTGCGTGCCCTCGCGGGTAATGGAGTCGGCCGCATATAGGGCCGCTTTCTTGAGCGAAGGTTCCAGTTCGCGGCTCTCCACATAATACCGCGCGAAGCTGCCGATGAATGCATCGCCTGCCCCTGTCGTGTCTTTCGGCTTGACCTTGAGCGGTTCGATCAATGTGGAGGAACTGGCAGTAATCAGCCGTGCACCGCGCGAACCGAGCGTGACAATGACTGTGCGGATGCCCTTGTCGATCAGGGAGCGCGCTGCTTTTTCAATCTCGGCATCGGTACCCGTCGGCATGCCGGTCAGAAGGGCAAGCTCCGTTTCGTTGGGCACGAGGAACGTTGCCTTGACGACCTGCTTCGCGTCGAGATCGGGCGCGGCCGGCGCGGGATTGAGGATCGTCTCGATGCCGTGGCGATCGGCAAAGGCAATGGTGTGGTAGACCGTCTCGAGCGGCACTTCCAATTGCATCAGGATAAGATCGCAGCCCTTCAGATCTTCCGCGGCCGCGTCGATATCGGCCGGCTTGAGTTCATTGTTCGCGCCCTTGATGATGAGGATGGAATTCTCGCCGCTCTCGTCGACAAAGATCGGCGCAACGCCGCTCGACTTGCCGGCAACAATGCCGACATGGGAGATGTCGACGCCATTGTCTTTGAGGTTCTTGATCGTGCTTTGACCGAAAACATCGTCACCGACCTTGGTGAGCATCATCACGTCCGCGCCAAGTCTTGCAGCAGCCACCGCCTGATTGGCACCCTTGCCGCCAAAGCCCATGAAGAACGATGGCGCTTCCAGCGTTTCGCCCGGCGCAGGCATACGGATGATCGATGTAACGAGATCGGTCATGTTGCTGCCGACGACGGCGATACGACGTGCCATGCTGGTCTTCCTCCTTGGTTGATGGGCCCGCTCGGGCTTTTGGGAAATGATCTATATCAATGATTTGCGGGAAAGAAATGCCTGCCCCGGTCACTGATTGTGGAATGTTTTGGCAGATGTGACGTTGGAAGAGTTGCAGCGATTGCAAGAAATGCAAATCATTTCAGCTGGATAGAAGAAAAAGATTGGCTGGGGCGGGAGGGTTCGAACCTCCGAATGGCGGTACCAAAAACCGCTGCCTTACCACTTGGCTACGCCCCAAAACGTCAACGCCGATCTGAATAATCCGCGTGACAGCGCGGCCTTATAACCTCTGGTTCCAGCTTGCGCAATGTGAATGATTGGCCAGTTTGTCGCTCTTCACAACTGTTTCCCCATAATTTCATGATGCCGGGACCGGACATTGGACCTAAGTCGGGATGCCATTCACAGACGCATATGGATAGGCTGGGCCAAAGTT of Phyllobacterium zundukense contains these proteins:
- the rbsK gene encoding ribokinase translates to MARRIAVVGSNMTDLVTSIIRMPAPGETLEAPSFFMGFGGKGANQAVAAARLGADVMMLTKVGDDVFGQSTIKNLKDNGVDISHVGIVAGKSSGVAPIFVDESGENSILIIKGANNELKPADIDAAAEDLKGCDLILMQLEVPLETVYHTIAFADRHGIETILNPAPAAPDLDAKQVVKATFLVPNETELALLTGMPTGTDAEIEKAARSLIDKGIRTVIVTLGSRGARLITASSSTLIEPLKVKPKDTTGAGDAFIGSFARYYVESRELEPSLKKAALYAADSITREGTQKSYATAEEFDGFVARLQQ
- the cysD gene encoding sulfate adenylyltransferase subunit CysD; translated protein: MTKNLTHLQRLEAEAIHIFREVAATFSNPVMLYSIGKDSSVMLHLAMKAFYPAKPPFPFLHVDSKWKFKEMITFRDSEAQRLGFDLLVHSNQEGIEQGISPFEHGSNTHTHIMKTVALRQALDKYGFDAAFGGARRDEEKSRAKERIFSFRNAQHSWDPKNQRPEMWKIYNTRVAKGESIRVFPISNWTELDIWQYIMQEEIPIVPLYFSAKRPVVERDGMLIMRDDERMKLLPGEVLQEKMVRFRTLGCYPLTGAVESDAATLPEIVSEMLVSRTSERQGRMIDKDEAGSMEKKKREGYF
- a CDS encoding adenylate/guanylate cyclase domain-containing protein, with amino-acid sequence MEVPPLDRKLLAILAADIVSYSRAMEADEAGTIARLRNIRADLIDPAIARHHGRIVKLMGDGMLVVFDSVVDAVACAAEIQKALARRNAELPEPERLVLRIGVNLGDVVLLEGDVYGDGVNVAARLEQLSEPGGVMISGTAFDHLQGKLDCALDFVGEQHVKNIARPVRVYRARLDGKKPPRLRAKMVPRRAMMGALAALIVLLLAAGAWQFWPAAIVSVKPSIAVLPFDDYGGDAATARLADGLTEDVITDLSRMREFDVIARNSTELYKGKSADVRQIGRDLNVRYVLEGSIQRQDDRIRATAQLIDTTTGAHVWTESWDRPAQDFFAVQTEIADHITSQLEMTTGPIKNAEIGAARRKKPQSLTAYELTLLGVEKQISPTRESIAESTEILKKAVTIDPGYARAWSSLAEAYSMATNFGADWEDSNRAAMEAAERAVALDPNDDATHAALGEILARNGEFARAKTEFDIALRLNPGSFAVLTYYLSWASAFGEPELGAELADRAVRLNPNYKPWASAGLRYAYFMVGRYEDALKVMERQTSDNYSKYAWVERAGSLAVLGRKAEAEATVKEALQRYPDLTIEAISNDQAFSAAEHQRHIETMRLAGFPPCATPEALAKLTKPVRLEECSADQEKSPKTP